Proteins found in one Prochlorothrix hollandica PCC 9006 = CALU 1027 genomic segment:
- a CDS encoding DUF58 domain-containing protein, with the protein MNPLRYKAFRLIYSADQWRSRRVTPGGVAVVAGFALVGGLGLDSTQSLTYQIFTFLGSMLILAVAQGIRFRDRLSLSRSLPRFGTAGVPLSYRVTLTNHTAHWQRGLWLRETFADPRPSYRELRNTPEPGEEQRNRFDRSLGYYRWLWLIRRNQRATTQRVAVPPIPPRSQVEVMLTLRPYSRGAVHLTGATLMRPDLFGLFNGCQHLPLAQSLWILPHRYPLPLVQLAGGRRYQSGGVALASSVGESDEFMALRDYRPGDPLRKIHWKSWAKLDKPVVREDQDEFFVRHALILDTFQAEAYSQTLEEAIALAASFACSFQTQESLLDLMFVGLEAYCFTAGRGLGHTDQMLEILASVVACGDKPFSSLVPSVVERSDLLSGCICIFLQWDDDRQGLVQQLGALRIPTLVLVVAAAGQTAADFDTRVITAPTTRFQVVPLDNIAPTLLAL; encoded by the coding sequence ATGAACCCCCTGCGTTACAAAGCCTTTCGCCTGATCTATAGCGCCGACCAATGGCGGTCTCGCCGGGTGACCCCTGGGGGAGTCGCAGTGGTGGCGGGCTTTGCCCTGGTGGGAGGGTTGGGGTTAGATAGCACTCAATCCCTGACTTACCAAATTTTCACCTTCCTGGGTTCGATGCTGATTCTGGCCGTAGCCCAGGGGATACGGTTCCGCGATCGCCTCAGCCTCAGCCGCAGCCTGCCCCGCTTCGGCACCGCTGGGGTCCCCCTCAGTTACCGAGTCACCCTCACCAACCACACCGCCCACTGGCAGCGGGGTCTCTGGTTGCGGGAAACCTTCGCCGACCCCCGCCCCAGTTACCGGGAACTGCGGAATACCCCAGAACCAGGGGAAGAACAGCGCAACCGCTTCGATCGATCCCTCGGCTACTACCGCTGGCTGTGGCTGATTCGCCGCAATCAACGGGCCACCACCCAACGGGTTGCCGTGCCCCCCATCCCCCCCCGCAGCCAGGTGGAGGTGATGCTGACCCTGCGTCCCTACAGCCGGGGAGCAGTGCATTTAACGGGAGCAACCCTGATGCGCCCCGATCTCTTTGGCCTGTTCAATGGCTGCCAACACCTGCCCCTGGCCCAATCCCTCTGGATTTTGCCCCACCGTTACCCCTTGCCCCTGGTGCAACTGGCGGGGGGACGGCGCTACCAGTCGGGGGGGGTAGCCTTAGCGTCCTCCGTGGGGGAATCCGACGAATTTATGGCCCTGCGGGACTACCGCCCCGGTGATCCCCTGCGCAAGATTCACTGGAAAAGTTGGGCCAAACTGGATAAACCGGTGGTGCGGGAAGATCAAGATGAATTTTTTGTGCGCCATGCCCTGATTCTCGATACCTTTCAGGCCGAAGCCTACAGTCAAACCCTGGAGGAAGCGATCGCCCTCGCCGCCTCCTTTGCCTGTAGTTTCCAAACCCAGGAATCCCTATTGGATTTAATGTTTGTGGGATTGGAAGCCTACTGCTTCACCGCTGGCCGGGGGCTGGGCCATACGGATCAGATGCTGGAAATTTTGGCCTCGGTGGTGGCCTGTGGCGATAAACCCTTTAGTTCCCTGGTGCCCTCGGTGGTGGAGCGATCGGATCTGCTCAGTGGTTGCATTTGCATTTTTCTCCAGTGGGACGACGATCGCCAGGGCTTAGTCCAGCAGTTGGGGGCGTTGCGGATCCCCACCTTAGTCCTGGTGGTGGCGGCGGCGGGACAAACGGCGGCGGACTTCGACACCAGGGTGATCACAGCACCCACCACCCGATTCCAGGTGGTACCCTTGGATAACATTGCCCCCACCCTCCTGGCCCTCTAG
- a CDS encoding bifunctional serine/threonine-protein kinase/formylglycine-generating enzyme family protein, translating into MAWAAGQRVNKGKYKILRVLGEGGFGITYLAEICQGDRQDEKIVIKTLRDEIQKRGDFGEFQQDFINEAIKLAKCTHPHVVKVGELFQETVPHPQQRGQTLSLQCMPLDYVEGEDLAVYLEKQPQQRLSEQEALIYIRQVGEALTVAHGKGLVHRDIKPDNILLRRNGVSGQQEAVLIDFGIAREFRQDVIQTHTQFYTPGFAPPEQYDLQAKRGAYTDIYALAATLYCMVTGRVPPEGSNRELSILKHGRDLLEPPQQYNGGLSSSLCDAILWGLQVETHQRPQHMEDWLRVLPGGSSVAPPPVRPPRPPTPIPTVPSPPPTPTPRTVPASPSPRPPQPPAPRNPRPPVAPPRPKSSAQIKLLNRRTFVGLGVVTLGGVLLSRLFDNPGTVTEDPAPGDGSPSPEAIPEDIPAPEPPPPAEPFPEPSPEGAVAGLRSEVVAVDVVTGLDSLGNGGRRESVTVTRWLEDLGGGVLLPLVQIPAGDFLMGSPDDEVQRDSDEGPQHRVNFPREFWMGQYEITQAQYQAMMGTNPATNSESKFVDPNKPVIDVSWDDAVEFCQRLSDRTGRNYRLPTEAEWEYACRAGTQTPFSFGETITPDLVNYNGNYPYGNAPEGEHRQQTTPVGQFPANSWGLYDMHGNVREWCLDEWHASYGAKPEALKQDGSIEWTQSKTNVLPDDREGTNRVLRGGSWSFNARNTRSADRDRHLRVNRNYFNGFRVVLE; encoded by the coding sequence ATGGCTTGGGCAGCGGGGCAACGGGTTAATAAGGGCAAGTACAAGATTTTGAGGGTCTTGGGGGAAGGGGGCTTCGGCATTACCTACCTGGCGGAAATTTGCCAGGGCGATCGCCAAGACGAAAAAATCGTGATCAAAACCCTGCGGGATGAGATTCAAAAGCGGGGGGACTTTGGGGAGTTCCAGCAGGACTTTATTAATGAGGCGATCAAGCTTGCTAAATGTACCCATCCCCATGTGGTCAAGGTGGGGGAACTGTTCCAGGAAACTGTGCCCCATCCCCAGCAACGGGGGCAAACCCTGAGTTTGCAATGTATGCCCCTGGATTATGTGGAGGGGGAAGATTTGGCTGTTTATTTGGAAAAACAGCCCCAACAGCGCCTTTCCGAGCAGGAAGCCCTGATTTATATCCGGCAGGTGGGGGAAGCCTTAACCGTAGCCCATGGCAAAGGGTTGGTCCATCGGGATATTAAGCCCGATAATATTTTGCTGCGGCGCAATGGGGTTTCAGGGCAGCAGGAGGCGGTGCTGATTGATTTTGGCATTGCGCGGGAGTTTCGCCAGGATGTGATCCAAACCCATACCCAATTTTATACGCCGGGATTTGCGCCCCCGGAGCAGTACGATCTCCAGGCCAAGCGGGGAGCCTATACGGATATTTATGCCCTAGCGGCGACTTTGTATTGCATGGTGACGGGGCGGGTGCCACCGGAGGGGAGCAATCGGGAGTTGTCGATATTGAAGCATGGGCGCGATTTGCTGGAGCCGCCGCAGCAGTATAACGGGGGGCTGAGTTCGTCCCTGTGTGATGCAATCCTGTGGGGTTTGCAGGTGGAAACCCACCAGCGCCCCCAGCACATGGAGGATTGGTTAAGGGTTTTGCCCGGTGGGTCGTCTGTTGCGCCGCCGCCGGTTCGTCCTCCCAGACCTCCAACCCCAATTCCCACGGTGCCGAGTCCTCCACCAACTCCTACCCCCAGGACAGTCCCCGCCTCACCTTCTCCTCGTCCTCCCCAGCCTCCAGCCCCCAGGAACCCCCGGCCTCCCGTAGCGCCGCCGCGCCCCAAGTCTTCTGCTCAGATTAAGTTGCTGAACCGACGCACTTTTGTTGGGTTGGGGGTTGTGACTTTGGGGGGGGTGTTGCTGTCGCGGTTATTTGATAATCCGGGGACGGTGACTGAAGATCCCGCACCAGGGGATGGGTCTCCTTCCCCAGAAGCGATTCCAGAGGATATCCCAGCCCCAGAGCCACCCCCGCCAGCGGAACCGTTCCCGGAACCGTCTCCGGAGGGGGCTGTGGCGGGTTTGAGGTCGGAAGTGGTGGCGGTGGATGTGGTGACGGGGCTGGATTCTTTGGGCAACGGGGGACGGCGGGAGTCTGTAACGGTGACCCGGTGGCTGGAGGATTTGGGGGGCGGGGTGTTGCTGCCTTTGGTGCAAATTCCGGCGGGGGATTTTCTGATGGGTTCGCCGGATGATGAGGTTCAGCGCGATTCTGATGAAGGCCCCCAGCACCGGGTGAACTTCCCCCGTGAGTTTTGGATGGGACAGTATGAAATCACCCAAGCCCAGTATCAAGCCATGATGGGAACCAACCCCGCCACAAACTCCGAGAGTAAATTTGTGGATCCCAATAAACCGGTGATTGACGTGAGTTGGGATGATGCAGTGGAATTTTGCCAGCGGCTAAGCGATCGTACCGGGCGCAATTACCGCCTGCCCACGGAAGCCGAATGGGAATACGCCTGCCGCGCTGGAACCCAAACCCCCTTCTCCTTCGGGGAAACCATCACCCCAGATTTAGTGAACTATAACGGCAATTACCCCTATGGCAACGCTCCTGAGGGGGAACATCGGCAACAGACAACCCCTGTAGGTCAATTTCCGGCTAATTCCTGGGGTTTGTACGATATGCACGGCAATGTGCGGGAATGGTGCTTGGACGAGTGGCACGCGAGCTATGGAGCCAAGCCGGAAGCCCTGAAACAGGATGGGAGTATTGAGTGGACACAATCTAAAACAAATGTACTACCCGACGATCGTGAGGGTACTAATCGTGTGCTGCGGGGTGGCTCCTGGAGCTTCAACGCTAGGAACACTCGCTCGGCAGACCGGGACAGGCATCTGCGCGTTAACCGGAACTACTTCAACGGTTTTCGTGTGGTTCTGGAGTAG
- the mfd gene encoding transcription-repair coupling factor: MAFSSIIRTIAQAPLTLDLQQRLATHGHLRLTGASRLPKGIVISGLAQAEQRPLCVVTATLEEAGRWATQLETMGWSTVHFYPTSESSPYEPFDPESEMVWGQLQVLADLVSFQGSEKLAIVTTERALQPHLPPRAVFETQCLTLEKGMEVDLKGLSDRIAELGYERVSVVETEGRWSRRGDIVDIFPVASELPVRLEWFGDELTRLRELDPSSQRSLEAIAQLTLTPTSYSPLIRQELLNQQSTGLDLGIYLDPEDQEKLRENQPVDGLRRFLGLAFAQPASLVDYLPANTLVVLDEVDQCQGHSDRWGEHVGDQWRGLALSLPPLHRSFGECLAHLESFATVQLSQLQEDVVPVNSTLAQLVANPQPSPQPSLHRPYHLNLASRPFPAIPHQFARMAETIREERDRPFAVWLFSAQPSRTVSLLQEHDCHAQFVPNPRDYPAIDKLKVQHVPIALKYSGQAELEGFILPTFRLVVVTDREFFGQHSLASPSYVRKRRRAASKQVDLNTLQPGDYVAHRNHGVGRFMQLESLTLHGETRDYLVVQYADGLLRVAADQVGALSRFRGSGGQAPQLNKLTGKAWEKTKAKAKKAIQKVAVDLLKLYAQRSQQQGFAYPADQPWQQELEDSFPYQATSDQLKAVQDVKLDMESDRPMDRLVCGDVGFGKTEVAIRAIFKAVVAGKQCALLAPTTILTQQHYHTLKERFAPYPIQVGLLNRFRSASERRTILQRLETGELDVVVGTHQLLGKAVNFKALGMLVVDEEQRFGVNQKEKIKTLKTQVDVLTLSATPIPRTLYMTLSGVREMSLITTPPPSRRPIQTHLAPHDLETVRSAVSQELDRGGQVFYVVPRVEGIETVAARVQEMVPSARMAIAHGQMDESELEATMLAFSSGEADVMVCTTIIESGLDIPRVNTILIEDAQYFGLSQLYQLRGRVGRAGIQAHAWLFYPSRDKLTDKARKRLRAIQEFATLGSGYQLAMRDMEIRGVGNLLGVEQSGQMETIGFDLYMEMLEEAVQEIRGQKIPTVTETQIDLNLTAFIPGDYIPDADEKMSAYRSVATAKTKQELVRIAADWADRYGAIPGPAQQMFKIMELKQLAKTVGFARIKPEGQHVVLETPMEEPAWTLLKETLDGKLHQRFVYTTGKVTVRGLGVFKVQQQVESLIEWLGTMQKAVARDD, translated from the coding sequence ATGGCCTTTTCCTCCATTATTCGGACCATTGCCCAAGCTCCCCTCACCCTGGACCTCCAGCAGCGGCTGGCCACCCATGGTCATTTGCGGCTGACCGGAGCAAGTCGCCTACCCAAAGGCATCGTGATTAGCGGGTTAGCCCAGGCGGAACAGCGGCCCCTCTGTGTTGTGACAGCAACCCTAGAGGAGGCGGGACGCTGGGCGACCCAGTTGGAAACCATGGGCTGGAGTACGGTGCATTTTTACCCCACATCGGAATCCTCACCCTACGAACCTTTTGATCCAGAGTCGGAAATGGTGTGGGGACAGTTGCAGGTGCTGGCGGATTTGGTCAGCTTCCAGGGGTCAGAAAAGCTGGCGATCGTGACCACAGAACGCGCCCTCCAGCCCCATTTACCGCCACGGGCTGTTTTTGAAACCCAGTGCTTGACCCTGGAAAAAGGGATGGAAGTGGATTTGAAGGGCTTAAGCGATCGCATTGCGGAATTGGGCTATGAACGGGTTTCAGTGGTGGAAACCGAGGGTCGGTGGAGTCGGCGGGGGGATATTGTTGATATTTTCCCGGTGGCCTCGGAATTACCCGTGCGTTTGGAGTGGTTTGGGGATGAGTTGACACGGCTGCGGGAATTGGATCCCAGTAGTCAGCGATCCCTTGAAGCCATCGCCCAACTGACCTTGACCCCCACCAGCTACAGTCCCCTGATCCGCCAGGAACTGCTGAACCAGCAGTCCACCGGTTTAGACCTGGGGATCTACTTAGATCCCGAAGACCAGGAAAAACTGCGGGAGAATCAGCCCGTGGACGGATTGCGGCGATTTTTGGGCCTAGCCTTTGCCCAGCCCGCTTCCCTGGTGGACTATCTGCCCGCCAACACCTTAGTGGTGCTGGATGAGGTGGATCAGTGCCAGGGCCACAGCGATCGCTGGGGGGAACATGTGGGGGACCAATGGCGGGGGTTGGCCCTCAGTTTGCCCCCATTGCACCGCAGCTTTGGGGAGTGCCTAGCCCACCTGGAGTCGTTTGCCACCGTGCAACTGTCCCAACTCCAGGAGGATGTGGTTCCGGTCAACTCCACCTTGGCCCAATTGGTGGCTAACCCCCAACCCAGCCCCCAGCCCAGCCTCCACCGTCCCTATCACCTCAACCTGGCCAGTCGTCCCTTCCCCGCCATCCCCCATCAGTTTGCCCGCATGGCGGAGACTATTCGGGAGGAGCGCGATCGCCCCTTTGCCGTGTGGTTGTTTTCCGCTCAGCCATCCCGCACCGTGTCCCTGCTGCAAGAACATGACTGCCATGCCCAATTTGTGCCCAATCCTCGCGATTACCCGGCCATTGACAAGCTAAAGGTGCAACATGTGCCCATTGCCCTTAAATACTCTGGTCAGGCAGAATTAGAAGGGTTTATCTTACCCACCTTCCGGTTAGTGGTGGTGACCGATCGGGAGTTTTTCGGTCAGCATAGCCTCGCCAGTCCTAGCTATGTGCGCAAACGCCGCCGCGCCGCCTCGAAACAGGTGGATCTCAACACGTTACAACCGGGGGACTATGTAGCCCACCGTAACCATGGGGTGGGGCGGTTTATGCAACTGGAAAGCCTGACCCTCCATGGGGAAACCCGAGACTATCTAGTGGTGCAATATGCTGATGGTTTACTACGGGTTGCAGCGGATCAAGTGGGAGCCTTGTCCCGGTTCCGAGGCAGCGGTGGCCAAGCGCCCCAGTTAAATAAACTAACCGGCAAAGCCTGGGAAAAAACCAAAGCAAAAGCCAAAAAAGCCATTCAAAAAGTGGCGGTGGATCTGTTGAAACTCTATGCCCAGCGCAGTCAGCAACAGGGGTTTGCCTACCCTGCTGATCAACCCTGGCAGCAGGAATTAGAAGACTCTTTTCCCTACCAGGCCACCTCTGACCAACTGAAGGCGGTGCAGGATGTGAAGCTGGATATGGAGAGCGATCGCCCCATGGATCGCTTGGTCTGTGGGGATGTGGGCTTTGGCAAAACCGAAGTGGCCATTCGCGCTATTTTCAAGGCCGTTGTCGCCGGGAAACAGTGCGCCCTCCTGGCCCCCACCACCATTTTGACCCAACAGCATTACCACACCCTCAAGGAACGCTTTGCCCCCTATCCCATCCAGGTGGGGTTACTGAATCGCTTTCGATCGGCCTCGGAACGGCGCACGATTTTGCAACGGCTGGAAACGGGGGAATTGGATGTGGTGGTGGGAACCCATCAACTGTTGGGCAAAGCCGTCAACTTCAAAGCCTTGGGAATGCTGGTGGTGGACGAAGAACAGCGCTTTGGGGTGAACCAAAAGGAGAAAATCAAAACCCTCAAAACCCAGGTGGATGTGTTAACCCTCAGTGCCACTCCCATCCCCCGCACCCTTTATATGACCTTGTCGGGGGTGCGGGAAATGAGCCTAATCACCACGCCGCCGCCGTCCCGCCGCCCGATCCAAACCCATCTGGCTCCCCATGACTTGGAAACGGTGCGATCGGCGGTGTCCCAGGAACTGGATCGGGGGGGGCAGGTGTTTTATGTGGTGCCCCGGGTGGAGGGCATCGAAACCGTGGCCGCACGGGTGCAGGAGATGGTGCCCAGTGCCCGCATGGCGATCGCCCATGGCCAAATGGATGAGTCGGAGCTGGAGGCCACTATGCTAGCCTTCAGCAGTGGGGAGGCGGATGTGATGGTCTGTACGACTATCATTGAGTCAGGGCTAGATATTCCCAGGGTTAACACGATTTTGATTGAAGATGCCCAGTATTTTGGGCTATCCCAGCTTTACCAACTGCGGGGCCGGGTGGGACGGGCCGGGATCCAGGCCCATGCATGGCTCTTCTACCCCAGCCGGGACAAACTAACGGACAAGGCCCGGAAGCGGCTGCGGGCGATCCAGGAGTTCGCGACCCTGGGTTCCGGCTATCAGTTGGCCATGCGGGACATGGAGATTCGGGGGGTGGGGAATTTGCTGGGGGTGGAGCAGTCGGGGCAAATGGAGACCATTGGCTTTGATCTCTACATGGAAATGCTGGAGGAGGCGGTGCAGGAAATCCGGGGCCAGAAGATTCCTACGGTGACGGAAACCCAAATTGATCTCAACCTGACGGCCTTTATCCCTGGGGATTACATTCCCGATGCCGATGAGAAAATGAGTGCTTACCGATCGGTGGCAACGGCCAAGACCAAGCAGGAATTGGTGCGCATTGCGGCAGATTGGGCCGATCGCTATGGGGCTATTCCTGGCCCAGCCCAGCAAATGTTTAAGATTATGGAACTGAAACAGTTGGCTAAAACCGTAGGTTTTGCCCGTATTAAGCCGGAGGGTCAGCATGTGGTGCTGGAAACCCCCATGGAGGAACCCGCCTGGACCCTCTTGAAGGAAACCCTGGATGGGAAACTCCATCAGCGTTTTGTCTACACCACTGGCAAGGTAACAGTGCGGGGGTTGGGGGTGTTTAAGGTGCAACAGCAGGTGGAGTCCCTGATTGAGTGGCTGGGGACGATGCAGAAAGCAGTCGCCAGGGATGATTGA
- a CDS encoding Rpn family recombination-promoting nuclease/putative transposase, with translation MKTDSLFYRLFHTAPEILFQLLGRSPDAAQNYCFRSVELKQTAFRLDGILTPLDPQSAEPLYFIEVQFQPDPHLYHRLFAELFLYLKQYPQTPDWRAIVLYPSIALEPPDPRLHRDLLVSDRGNRIYLDHLGDPAHLPLGLGLLHLIVAEGNRAIAQAQDLLRRAPQESLGQVPTPEIIDLIETIMVYKFENLSRQEIEAMLGLAELKRTKVYQEALNEGLEQGLEQGLEQGLARGLEVERRRTLARLLQKQFGAVDGELEAALDPLVQWDSDRWGDLVALLPARPDELPEAVTLVLQLGFGTVPSELASSAAFGTSDPLGRLKGAIVAAALAPSTVNGL, from the coding sequence ATGAAAACCGATAGTCTCTTTTATCGCCTCTTCCACACTGCCCCAGAAATTTTATTTCAACTCCTGGGGCGATCGCCTGATGCTGCCCAAAACTACTGTTTTCGGTCTGTTGAACTCAAACAAACCGCTTTCCGTCTGGATGGCATCCTGACTCCCCTCGATCCCCAGAGTGCGGAACCCCTTTACTTTATTGAAGTTCAATTTCAGCCTGATCCTCACCTCTATCACCGTCTTTTTGCGGAACTCTTCCTCTACCTCAAGCAATATCCCCAAACCCCCGATTGGCGGGCTATCGTCCTCTATCCCTCGATCGCCCTGGAACCCCCCGATCCTCGGCTCCATCGCGATCTGCTGGTCAGCGATCGGGGCAACCGTATCTATCTGGATCACCTGGGGGATCCAGCCCACCTACCCTTGGGGCTGGGTCTGCTGCACCTGATCGTGGCGGAGGGGAACCGGGCCATCGCCCAAGCCCAAGATCTTCTGCGCCGTGCCCCCCAGGAGTCCCTGGGCCAAGTTCCCACCCCTGAAATTATTGATTTGATCGAGACTATCATGGTCTATAAGTTCGAGAACCTCAGCCGCCAGGAGATTGAAGCCATGTTAGGACTTGCTGAACTAAAGCGCACCAAGGTTTATCAAGAAGCCTTAAACGAGGGTTTGGAACAGGGTTTGGAACAGGGTTTGGAGCAAGGGTTGGCACGGGGGTTGGAGGTGGAACGACGGCGCACCTTGGCACGGCTGTTGCAGAAACAGTTTGGGGCAGTGGATGGGGAGTTGGAGGCGGCCCTAGATCCGTTGGTGCAGTGGGATAGCGATCGCTGGGGAGACTTGGTGGCATTATTACCCGCCCGCCCTGATGAGTTGCCAGAGGCGGTGACCCTGGTGCTGCAATTGGGGTTTGGGACGGTGCCCTCGGAGTTAGCTAGCTCTGCTGCTTTCGGTACGTCGGATCCCTTAGGGCGGTTGAAAGGGGCGATCGTGGCCGCTGCCCTAGCCCCCTCAACAGTCAATGGTTTGTAG
- the queF gene encoding preQ(1) synthase, which translates to MSSPSNSTHLSATPTVKYGERLIEDGQLITFPNPRPGRSYSVQITLPEFTCKCPFSGYPDFATLHITYRPHEKTLELKALKLYINQYRDRYISHEEAVNQVLDDLVAACDPLDMTVTGDFNPRGNVHMVVEASHRRPS; encoded by the coding sequence TTGAGCAGCCCCAGCAACAGTACCCATCTCTCCGCAACCCCCACCGTTAAATATGGGGAGCGCCTCATTGAAGACGGTCAACTGATCACCTTCCCCAACCCCCGCCCCGGTCGATCCTACAGCGTCCAGATCACCCTGCCGGAATTCACCTGTAAATGCCCCTTTTCCGGCTATCCCGACTTTGCCACCCTCCATATCACCTACCGCCCCCACGAAAAAACCCTGGAACTGAAAGCCCTTAAGCTTTACATTAATCAATACCGCGATCGCTATATTTCCCACGAAGAAGCCGTGAACCAGGTGCTGGATGACTTGGTGGCAGCCTGCGATCCCCTCGATATGACCGTCACAGGGGACTTTAATCCCCGTGGCAATGTCCACATGGTGGTGGAAGCCAGTCACCGCCGCCCCTCCTAA